The following proteins come from a genomic window of Sorghum bicolor cultivar BTx623 chromosome 3, Sorghum_bicolor_NCBIv3, whole genome shotgun sequence:
- the LOC8079815 gene encoding probable nucleolar protein 5-2 translates to MLVLFETPAGFALFKVLDEGKLDKVEDLWKEFTTSDSARKVVELKAFNKFENTSDALSAATLIIDSKPSKGLRKFLQKHCEGETLAVADSKLGNSIKEKLKIDCLHNSAVMELMRGLRNQLTELITGLGAQDLGPMSLGLSHSLSRYKLKFSPEKVDTMIIQAIGLLDDLDKELNTYAMRVREWYGWHFPELTKIVTDNIQYAKVVKMMGDRANAVNLDFSEILSDEELETQLKEAAVISMGTEVSDLDLLNIKELCDQVLALSEYRAQLYEYLRSRMNTIAPNLTALVGELVGARLIAHGGSLLNLAKQPGSTIQILGAEKALFRALKTKHSTPKYGLIYHASLIGKASQKHKGKISRSLAAKTALAIRYDALGDGEDNSIGTESRLKLETRLQVLEGRELGKSAGSTKGKPKIEVYEKDRKKGAGALTTPAKTYNPAADLVLGHSTEETPKKSELASKKRKHHEAETAPSAEPEEEAIQEDGDQEGRKKKKKKNKETEETPAVEADGEKKKKKKSKEDGEPVAALEGEKKKKKKISDADGENVAMQTEASAKKDKKKKKKRHADDE, encoded by the exons ATGTTGGTGCTCTTCGAGACCCCCGCGGGTTTCGCCCTATTCAAGGTGCTCGACGAGGGGAAGCTCGACAAGGTCGAG GATCTATGGAAGGAGTTCACGACGTCGGACTCAGCGAGAAAG GTGGTTGAGCTGAAGGCTTTCAACAAGTTTGAGAACACATCTGACGCCCTATCTGCGGCAACCCTGATTATTGACAGCAAGCCTAGCAAGGGTCTGCGCAAGTTTTTGCAGAAACATTGTGAGGGTGAAACATTAGCTGTTGCCGATTCCAAGCTTGGAAATTCTATCAAAGAAAAGCTG AAAATCGACTGCCTTCACAATAGTGCTGTGATGGAGCTGATGAGAGGGCTGAGAAATCAGCTCACTGAGCTTATAACTGGGTTGGGTGCACAAGACCTTGGTCCAATGAGCTTGGGATTGTCGCACAGCTTGTCAAGATATAAGCTCAAGTTCAGTCCCGAGAAG GTTGATACAATGATTATTCAGGCCATTGGCTTATTGGATGATCTTGACAAGGAGCTTAACACTTATGCCATGAGAGTTCGTGAATGGTATGGTTGGCACTTTCCAGAGCTCACCAAAATAGTTACAGATAATATACAGTATGCTAAAGTTGTGAAGATGATGGGCGACAGAGCTAATGCAGTCAACCTTGACTTCTCTGAG ATATTGTCAGATGAAGAGCTAGAAACACAGCTAAAGGAGGCTGCAGTAATATCCATGGGAACAGAAGTTAGTGACCTTGACTTGTTAAATATCAAAGAGCTATGTGATCAAGTGTTGGCCCTTTCTGAGTACAGAGCCCAGCTGTATGAGTATTTAAGAAGCAGGATGAACACTATCGCGCCAAATCTGACAGCACTGGTGGGTGAATTAGTTGGTGCTCGCCTTATTGCGCATGGTGGaagtttgctaaacttggccAAGCAACCTGGTAGCACAATTCAGATACTTGGTGCAGAGAAG GCTTTATTCAGAGCTCTAAAGACGAAGCATTCTACACCTAAGTATGGGCTCATCTACCATGCATCCTTAATTGGTAAAGCTTCTCAAAAGCACAAGGGAAAAATCTCTCGTTCTCTTGCTGCAAAAACTGCTCTTGCTATCCGCTATGATGCCCTTGGTGATGGCGAGGACAACTCCATTGGCACTGAGAGTCGACTCAAG CTTGAGACACGGCTTCAAGTTCTTGAAGGTAGAGAACTTGGGAAATCTGCTGGTTCTACAAAAGGAAAGCCCAAGATAGAAGTGTATGAAAAGGACCGGAAAAAGGGTGCTGGGGCTTTAACGACTCCTGCTAAG ACATACAACCCTGCAGCTGATCTGGTGCTTGGACATTCTACCGAAGAAACGCCAAAGAAGTCAGAACTGGCTTCAAAGAAGAGGAAACATCATGAGGCTGAAACTGCACCATCAGCAGAGCCTGAAGAGGAGGCAATCCAGGAGGATGGTGACCAGGAGGgtcggaagaagaagaagaagaagaacaaggaaaccGAGGAGACTCCTGCTGTTGAAGCTGATggtgagaagaaaaagaaaaagaagtccaAGGAGGACGGGGAGCCTGTGGCTGCCTTGGAAggtgagaagaagaaaaagaagaagatatCTGATGCGGATGGTGAGAATGTTGCAATGCAAACTGAAGCGTCTGCTAAGAAAgataagaagaaaaagaagaaaaggcaTGCTGATGATGAGTGA
- the LOC8059374 gene encoding 50S ribosomal protein L27, chloroplastic, which yields MASMAFALAGAFKGLSLAPTTTSFLRGDRVSLSVGGGSGAVGVSVPARRLTIQMAHKKGAGSTKNGRDSKGQRLGVKIYGDQVAKPGAIIIRQRGTRVYPGNNVGMGKDHTLFSLIDGLVKFEKYGPDKKKVSVYPYEKEPENPNSYRARKREYFRMRRERKKARAEGATEPQLVLAAVDKNSEASADC from the exons ATGGCCTCCATGGCGTTCGCTCTGGCGGGGGCCTTCAAGGGCCTCTCCCTGGcgcccaccaccacctccttccTGCGCGGCGACCGCGTCTCGCTCTccgtcggcggcggcagcggcgccgTGGGCGTGTCGGTGCCGGCGCGGCGGCTCACCATCCAGATGGCGCACAAGAAGGGGGCCGGGAGCACCAAGAACGGACGAGACTCCAAGGGACAGCGCCTCGGGGTCAAGATATACGGCGACCAGGTCGCCAAGCCCGGGGCCATCATCATCCGGCAGCGCGGCACCAGG GTCTATCCTGGAAATAACGTTGGAATGGGCAAGGATCATACACTCTTTTCTTTGATTGATGGACTAGTCAAGTTTGAGAAGTATGGTCCAGACAAGAAAAAG GTAAGTGTTTACCCATATGAGAAAGAGCCTGAAAACCCAAACAGTTACAGAGCAAGGAAGAGAGAGTACTTCCGCATGCGGCGTGAACGGAAGAAGGCAAGAGCGGAGGGAGCTACTGAGCCTCAATTGGTACTAGCTGCTGTTGACAAAAACTCTGAGGCCAGCGCCGACTGCTGA
- the LOC8079816 gene encoding F-box only protein 6 has translation MGEVAALRQLVGQVQELWDLYGANAHPIPRWYLLDFEHGSIKDDYCGGRPGYNSELLKIMETNQSPPRKRPRRDRNREKAPSNKTEVMQQEIWRDFPEDLFETVIARLPVAAIFRFRTVCRKWSSLLGSDSFSHQYSEAPRGLPWFYTITHENANNNVAMYDPSLKKWHHPSVPLTPTKIVIPVASVGGLVCLLDLSHRNFYICNPLMQSLKEIPPRSVQGWSRVAVGMVLNGRSSSDGYKVMWLGNDGTYEVYDSTKNMWSCPGSFPPGIKLPLALNFRSQPVAVGSTVYFMCAEPDGVLSYDVSTGIWRQFAIPLPLHLTDHTLAEFQGRVMLVGLLCKNAATCVCIWELQKMTLLWKEVDRMPNIWCLEFYGKHMKMTCLGNSGLLMLSLKAKRMNRLVTYNLFKREWQKVPDCMLPCSRKKQWIACGTAFDPVPCALA, from the exons ATGGGGGAGGTGGCCGCGCTGCGCCAGCTCGTCGGCCAGGTCCAGGAGCTCTGGGACCTCTACGGCGCCAACGCCCACCCCATCCCCAG GTGGTATTTACTTGACTTCGAACATGGTTCAATCAAGGATGATTATTGTGGGGGAAGGCCTGGATACAACTCAGAATTACTGAAGATCATGGAAACTAACCAATCTCCCCCTCGCAAACGACCGCGGAGAGATCGAAACCGTGAAAAGGCACCCTCAAACAAAACTGAAGTAATGCAACAAGAGATCTGGAGAGATTTCCccgaagatctttttgaaactGTCATTGCAAGGCTTCCAGTTGCTGCAATCTTTCGATTCCGCACCGTCTGCCGAAAGTGGTCTTCTCTTTTGGGCTCAGACAGTTTTTCTCATCAGTACTCTGAAGCTCCACGTGGACTGCCATGGTTCTATACAATCACCCATGAGAATGCAAACAACAATGTTGCAATGTATGATCCTTCGCTGAAGAAATGGCACCACCCATCCGTTCCTCTCACTCCTACAAAGATAGTTATTCCAGTGGCATCCGTGGGTGGTCTTGTATGTTTATTGGATCTGAGCCACAGGAATTTCTACATTTGCAACCCTCttatgcaatcactcaaggagATCCCACCAAGATCAGTTCAGGGATGGTCAAGAGTCGCTGTAGGGATGGTGTTGAACGGAAGAAGTTCTAGTGATGGCTACAAAGTAATGTGGTTAGGAAATGATGGGACTTATGAAGTCTATGACTCTACAAAGAACATGTGGTCTTGCCCTGGATCTTTTCCTCCGGGCATCAAACTTCCACTTGCTCTAAATTTCAGGTCACAGCCTGTGGCGGTTGGCAGCACGGTATACTTCATGTGCGCAGAACCAGATGGTGTTTTGTCATATGATGTAAGCACCGGGATTTGGAGGCAATTTGCCATCCCACTGCCACTGCATCTGACTGACCACACACTTGCCGAGTTCCAGGGAAGGGTTATGCTAGTGGGTCTGCTGTGCAAAAATGCAGCGACCTGCGTCTGCATATGGGAGTTGCAGAAGATGACTCTCCTCTGGAAGGAGGTGGACAGAATGCCAAATATCTGGTGCTTAGAGTTCTACGGTAAGCACATGAAGATGACATGCCTGGGCAACAGTGGTTTGCTCATGCTCTCCTTGAAGGCGAAGCGTATGAACCGCCTTGTTACTTACAACCTTTTCAAAAGGGAGTGGCAGAAGGTTCCTGATTGCATGCTACCATGCAGCCGCAAAAAGCAATGGATAGCATGTGGCACAGCGTTTGATCCGGTCCCCTGTGCCTTGGCCTGA